In one Chloroflexota bacterium genomic region, the following are encoded:
- a CDS encoding extracellular solute-binding protein — protein MSARSFSRRRLLGQGSLLLSGLAILSACSTPPAAAPAKPAEPAKPAEAAKPAEAAKPAAPAAQPAATTAPAAPAKPAEAAKPAEAAKPAAPASTAKTTLTIWINSDTWTKIGGYWGETTAQKFPGGNLAVNTVQIPYADFEAKYVAAFSAGSGAPDLFQGQVANYAGSLDVAEPLPKELSDRFEKDVLKAISQFHKYKGVWHGMPLSADLGMMLIYNTDHFQEVGLDPARPPTTMQELREAAIKLTKKDASGEITRPGHTIRATSAPVGIADKFLPYLHAFGGRLYAEDATKATGATNGPEAVEALEFVTNLIHTDKAANPQLGNPEDQFAGGVASMIFRESWYVGAMKDRGPNVKFDTVLLPKEKAYPGISLLFNWSMIVYKKSPAKDMAMKWLDFINVREHDLAVAKLEKYLPILTDSYTDPYISERRDYKVMQQIMAAPPGPYYDHPRINQIADRIGRGIEEAALGKRKPKEALDAAASDVDRIMTRR, from the coding sequence ATGTCTGCGCGTTCGTTCTCGCGCCGTCGCCTGTTGGGCCAGGGATCGTTACTGCTGTCCGGTCTGGCGATCCTGTCCGCCTGCTCCACGCCACCGGCTGCCGCCCCTGCCAAGCCCGCCGAGCCGGCCAAGCCCGCTGAGGCCGCGAAGCCTGCCGAAGCCGCCAAGCCGGCTGCCCCGGCCGCCCAGCCGGCCGCCACGACTGCCCCGGCGGCTCCGGCCAAGCCAGCCGAAGCCGCCAAGCCAGCCGAGGCTGCCAAGCCTGCCGCGCCCGCCTCCACGGCCAAGACGACCCTCACCATCTGGATCAACAGCGACACCTGGACGAAGATCGGCGGATACTGGGGCGAGACCACGGCCCAGAAGTTCCCCGGCGGGAACCTCGCCGTCAACACCGTCCAGATCCCCTATGCCGACTTCGAGGCCAAGTACGTGGCGGCGTTCTCGGCGGGCAGCGGCGCGCCCGACCTGTTCCAGGGACAGGTCGCCAACTACGCCGGCTCGCTGGACGTGGCCGAGCCGCTGCCGAAGGAGCTGAGCGACCGGTTCGAGAAGGACGTCCTCAAGGCGATCAGCCAGTTCCACAAGTACAAGGGCGTCTGGCACGGCATGCCGCTGAGCGCCGACCTCGGCATGATGCTGATCTACAACACGGACCACTTCCAGGAAGTCGGGCTGGACCCGGCCAGGCCGCCCACGACCATGCAGGAGCTGCGCGAGGCCGCCATCAAGCTGACCAAGAAGGACGCCAGCGGCGAGATCACGCGCCCGGGCCACACCATCCGCGCGACCTCCGCGCCGGTCGGCATCGCGGACAAGTTCCTGCCGTACCTGCACGCCTTTGGCGGCCGGCTCTACGCCGAGGACGCCACCAAGGCGACCGGCGCCACCAACGGCCCCGAGGCCGTCGAGGCGCTCGAGTTCGTGACCAACCTGATCCACACCGACAAGGCGGCCAACCCGCAGCTCGGCAACCCGGAGGATCAGTTCGCGGGTGGCGTCGCCTCGATGATCTTCCGCGAGTCCTGGTACGTCGGGGCGATGAAGGACCGTGGTCCGAATGTCAAGTTCGACACTGTCCTGCTGCCGAAGGAGAAGGCGTACCCGGGCATCAGCCTCCTCTTCAACTGGTCGATGATCGTCTACAAGAAGTCGCCGGCCAAGGACATGGCGATGAAGTGGCTCGACTTCATCAACGTCCGCGAGCACGACCTGGCCGTGGCGAAGCTGGAGAAGTACCTCCCGATCCTGACCGACAGCTACACCGATCCGTACATCTCGGAGCGGCGCGACTACAAGGTGATGCAGCAGATCATGGCCGCGCCTCCTGGGCCGTACTACGATCACCCGCGCATCAACCAGATCGCGGACCGCATCGGGCGGGGCATCGAAGAGGCGGCGCTCGGCAAGCGCAAGCCGAAGGAAGCGCTCGACGCGGCGGCATCGGACGTCGACCGCATCATGACGCGGCGGTAG
- a CDS encoding sugar ABC transporter permease translates to MAINLGAVITGRTIYQRQKRIAVVFLFPSILYVVLMFGAPAVYALYLSMVDWGLDGPRAFVWFENYYYVATDDRFWSTVVNTVYFTLLEVPGTIICALAVAMALQSSVGVRGRNLFRLVYFLPVVTSLVAVAYMWLYLYNPTIGVFNSLLMSVGLPRQQWLSSTEQVIPSLAVIDIWARLGFDMVIFVAGLEGIPRDYYDAAEIDGASGWDRFWRITLPLLNPQIVLVAVLEAIHALRIFALPYVATSGGPADASRTVVMQVYDQAFRWNNMGEAAVTSIYLFVAILIVSVVQRKVLTRAVEY, encoded by the coding sequence GTGGCCATCAACCTGGGTGCTGTCATCACCGGACGCACGATCTACCAGCGCCAGAAGCGCATCGCGGTCGTGTTTCTCTTCCCGTCGATCCTGTACGTCGTGCTGATGTTCGGCGCGCCGGCCGTCTACGCCCTCTACCTCTCGATGGTGGACTGGGGGCTGGACGGGCCGCGCGCCTTCGTCTGGTTCGAGAACTACTACTACGTCGCCACCGATGACCGTTTCTGGAGCACGGTCGTCAACACGGTCTACTTCACGCTGCTGGAGGTGCCCGGCACGATCATCTGCGCGCTGGCCGTCGCGATGGCGCTCCAGAGCAGCGTGGGCGTGCGCGGCCGGAACCTGTTCCGGCTGGTCTACTTCCTGCCCGTCGTGACCTCGCTGGTGGCCGTGGCGTACATGTGGCTCTACCTCTACAACCCGACCATCGGCGTGTTCAACAGCCTGCTGATGTCGGTCGGGCTGCCGCGCCAGCAGTGGCTGAGCAGCACCGAGCAGGTGATCCCCTCGCTGGCCGTCATCGACATCTGGGCGCGGCTCGGCTTCGACATGGTGATCTTCGTGGCCGGGCTTGAGGGCATCCCACGGGACTACTACGACGCGGCGGAGATCGACGGCGCGAGCGGGTGGGACCGCTTCTGGCGGATCACCCTGCCGCTGCTTAACCCGCAGATCGTGCTGGTGGCGGTGCTGGAGGCGATCCACGCGCTGCGGATCTTCGCGCTGCCGTACGTCGCAACATCTGGCGGCCCGGCCGACGCCAGCCGCACGGTCGTGATGCAGGTCTACGACCAGGCGTTCCGCTGGAACAACATGGGCGAGGCCGCCGTGACCTCGATCTACCTGTTCGTGGCGATCCTGATCGTCTCCGTCGTCCAGCGAAAGGTGCTGACCCGTGCGGTCGAGTATTAG
- a CDS encoding carbohydrate ABC transporter permease, with protein MSQSASAVPVAERLTSRPGRRSVSRVRLGRLVGRVVLYTVLIAFALFMAQPFIWMVLTSLKELHEVHRIPVSWWPDNPLNVANYTQIFTERPFWRYIMNSFVVGIGATISTLIFSTLGGYAFAKLPVPGKEILFTLILATIMLPFEVSAIPLYLIFNKVGLVDTYLGLMAPELVSILGIFLIRQFCETIPSDYLDAARIDGAGEVRVLWAVILPIITPALVTLALIRFIATWNNFLWPLLVTRDETMRTLPLALSFFSGYYGIQYHLLAAAACVSVLPLLILFLVLQRQVVEGVALSGLKG; from the coding sequence ATGAGCCAGTCGGCCTCGGCGGTCCCGGTGGCGGAGCGGCTGACGAGTCGGCCGGGCCGGCGGTCTGTGTCGCGGGTGCGGCTCGGGCGGCTGGTCGGGCGCGTCGTGCTCTACACCGTTCTCATCGCGTTCGCCCTGTTCATGGCACAGCCGTTCATCTGGATGGTGCTGACCTCGCTGAAGGAGTTGCACGAGGTGCACCGCATCCCCGTGAGCTGGTGGCCTGACAACCCGCTCAACGTCGCCAACTACACCCAGATCTTCACGGAGCGCCCGTTCTGGCGTTACATCATGAACTCGTTCGTCGTCGGCATCGGCGCGACGATCTCCACGCTGATCTTCTCGACGCTCGGCGGGTACGCCTTCGCCAAGCTGCCGGTGCCGGGCAAGGAGATCCTGTTCACCCTGATCCTGGCGACGATCATGCTGCCGTTCGAGGTCAGCGCGATCCCGCTCTACCTGATCTTCAACAAGGTGGGGCTGGTGGACACCTACCTCGGGCTGATGGCGCCCGAGCTGGTGAGCATCCTGGGCATCTTCTTGATCCGCCAGTTCTGCGAGACGATCCCCTCCGACTACCTGGACGCCGCCCGCATCGACGGGGCCGGCGAGGTCCGGGTGCTCTGGGCGGTGATCCTGCCGATCATCACGCCAGCGCTGGTGACGCTGGCGCTGATCCGGTTCATCGCGACCTGGAACAACTTCCTGTGGCCGCTGCTGGTCACCCGCGACGAGACGATGCGGACGCTGCCGCTGGCGCTCTCGTTCTTCTCGGGGTACTACGGCATCCAGTACCACCTGCTGGCCGCCGCCGCCTGCGTATCGGTGCTGCCCCTGCTGATCCTGTTCCTGGTGCTCCAGCGGCAGGTGGTGGAGGGCGTGGCGCTGTCCGGTCTCAAGGGGTAG
- a CDS encoding DoxX family protein — translation MNVGLWVLQVLMGLFFIVASGAPKLLLPLDALPMPIPLPHAFLVFIGVAEVLGGLGLILPGALKIQTWLTPLAALGLTLIALGGMGYQLLANEPGNAVFALVFAGLTGFIAYGRARLAPHGRPARRSPAASVA, via the coding sequence ATGAACGTTGGTCTGTGGGTGCTCCAGGTGCTGATGGGTCTCTTCTTCATCGTCGCGAGCGGCGCCCCAAAGCTGCTGTTGCCGCTGGACGCGCTCCCGATGCCGATTCCGCTGCCCCATGCGTTCCTGGTGTTCATCGGCGTGGCAGAGGTGCTCGGCGGTCTCGGGCTGATCCTCCCCGGCGCGCTGAAGATCCAGACCTGGCTGACGCCGCTGGCGGCGCTCGGGCTGACGCTGATCGCCCTTGGCGGCATGGGGTATCAGTTGCTGGCCAACGAGCCGGGCAACGCAGTGTTCGCGCTGGTCTTCGCCGGGCTGACCGGGTTCATTGCGTACGGCCGGGCGCGCCTCGCGCCGCACGGCCGGCCGGCCCGCCGCAGCCCGGCCGCGTCGGTGGCATAG
- a CDS encoding sugar phosphate isomerase/epimerase — MRIGSEGDHIVNARARGGIGSLAFAHEQGLEGVFFKSILDISPTLDPGELREARQYADAHGLYLEVGIGRVNPYNTAESPHVRQLGGGDYRLAMIKMIEAARAIGCTELWAETATYKKSHDTYFVFDRFRTDAPWADQLAATAKFISSLRPVLTDLGCRVNVETHEEISSFEVARICETVGPDICGCTFDTANVLARGEVPMEAAKRLAPYVHTSHIKDGILLFTEQGLAWQFRPIGQGVIDWEVMIDVLAPHKPDLNLSLEDSNGIMGIQIYDPAWHAMHPDLTPLELGRLVQLAKVCEEKIARGEMLDPYAYLDIPMEEKQLPNMRASKAHLLGILEARGLRPAPAAV; from the coding sequence ATGCGAATCGGAAGCGAAGGCGATCACATCGTCAATGCCAGGGCGCGGGGCGGCATCGGGTCGCTGGCGTTCGCGCACGAGCAGGGCCTTGAGGGGGTCTTCTTCAAGAGCATTCTCGACATCAGTCCAACGCTCGACCCCGGCGAGCTGCGCGAGGCCCGCCAGTACGCCGACGCGCACGGGCTGTACCTCGAAGTTGGCATCGGGCGGGTCAACCCGTACAACACCGCCGAGAGTCCGCACGTCCGGCAGCTCGGCGGCGGCGACTACCGCCTCGCCATGATCAAGATGATCGAGGCAGCCCGTGCCATCGGCTGCACCGAGCTCTGGGCCGAGACGGCCACCTACAAGAAGTCGCACGACACGTACTTCGTCTTCGACCGCTTCCGCACGGATGCGCCGTGGGCGGACCAGCTGGCCGCCACGGCGAAGTTCATCTCCTCGCTGCGGCCGGTCCTGACCGATCTCGGCTGCCGCGTCAACGTCGAGACGCACGAGGAGATCAGCTCGTTCGAGGTCGCCCGCATCTGCGAGACGGTCGGGCCGGACATCTGCGGCTGCACCTTCGACACGGCCAACGTGCTGGCGCGCGGCGAGGTCCCGATGGAGGCCGCGAAGCGCCTCGCGCCGTACGTCCACACGTCGCACATCAAGGACGGCATCCTGCTCTTCACCGAGCAGGGGCTGGCGTGGCAGTTCCGGCCCATCGGGCAGGGGGTCATCGACTGGGAAGTGATGATCGACGTGCTGGCCCCGCACAAGCCGGACCTGAACCTCTCGCTCGAGGACTCGAACGGCATCATGGGCATCCAGATCTACGATCCCGCGTGGCACGCCATGCACCCGGACCTGACGCCGCTGGAGCTTGGGCGGCTGGTGCAGCTTGCGAAGGTCTGCGAGGAGAAGATCGCGCGGGGGGAGATGCTGGACCCGTACGCCTACCTGGATATCCCGATGGAGGAGAAGCAGCTCCCGAATATGCGGGCGAGCAAGGCGCACCTGCTGGGTATCCTGGAGGCGCGCGGGCTGCGGCCGGCCCCGGCCGCGGTGTAG
- a CDS encoding sugar phosphate isomerase/epimerase, whose product MRIGSEGNHIVDVKRRGWRGAFDFAREHGLEGIFFKSIFDLSPTLDYGELREAKAYADSLGMYIEAGVGRINPYNIPEDPHVRQFGGGDYRLAMEQMIRACREIDCVSLWAETAGIQRHTSQGIFIVDRFRTDAPWSDQLAATAKFLKMLRPVLLDLGCKISIETHEDVTSFEVVRLVEEVGADVTGITFDTGNVLARCEDPVAAARRVAPYCLTTHTKDGILFFDEHGLVRQNRACGEGVVDWDTVIGILAEHNPDLNLSLEDSSKRMPIEIWNPAWQAGHPDLTVAEMAELVRLAKRCEAGIAAGVVVHPDAYDAIPYEETSLDGIHKSQAHLRPILERRGLAARQPAAV is encoded by the coding sequence ATGCGCATCGGGTCTGAGGGCAACCACATCGTCGACGTCAAGCGGCGCGGCTGGCGCGGCGCCTTCGACTTTGCCCGCGAGCACGGGCTGGAAGGCATCTTCTTCAAGTCGATCTTCGATCTCAGCCCCACCCTGGACTACGGCGAGCTGCGCGAGGCGAAGGCGTACGCCGACTCGCTGGGGATGTACATCGAGGCCGGCGTGGGCCGGATCAACCCGTACAACATCCCCGAAGACCCGCACGTCCGTCAGTTCGGCGGCGGCGACTACCGCCTGGCGATGGAGCAGATGATCCGCGCCTGCCGCGAGATCGACTGCGTCAGCCTGTGGGCCGAGACGGCCGGCATCCAGCGGCACACCTCGCAAGGCATCTTCATCGTGGACCGCTTCCGCACGGACGCGCCGTGGTCGGATCAACTGGCCGCGACGGCGAAGTTCCTGAAGATGCTCCGGCCGGTCCTGCTGGATCTCGGCTGCAAGATCAGCATCGAGACCCACGAGGACGTGACCTCATTCGAGGTGGTGCGGCTGGTGGAGGAGGTCGGCGCGGACGTGACCGGCATCACCTTCGACACCGGCAACGTGCTGGCCCGCTGCGAGGATCCGGTCGCCGCCGCCCGGCGCGTCGCACCGTACTGCCTGACGACGCACACCAAGGACGGCATCCTCTTCTTCGACGAGCACGGGCTGGTGCGCCAGAATCGGGCCTGCGGCGAGGGCGTCGTCGACTGGGACACGGTCATCGGCATCCTGGCCGAGCACAACCCGGACCTGAACCTCTCGCTCGAAGACTCCAGCAAGCGGATGCCCATCGAGATCTGGAATCCAGCGTGGCAGGCCGGCCACCCCGATCTGACCGTCGCGGAGATGGCCGAGCTGGTGCGGCTGGCGAAGCGCTGCGAAGCGGGCATCGCGGCCGGCGTGGTTGTGCACCCGGACGCCTACGACGCGATCCCCTACGAAGAGACGTCACTGGACGGCATCCACAAGAGTCAGGCCCACCTGCGGCCCATCCTCGAACGACGCGGCCTGGCGGCACGTCAGCCGGCGGCCGTCTGA
- the mrdA gene encoding penicillin-binding protein 2 yields MLDSDEPRGRTSGVAPHLFRVAVLVAFALLAAQLWRLQIVEGAQLRQRADSNRVRVSPISPPRGVIYDRKGTLVAANAPIFVVSVVPSDIKPVQEAVVYGRLSQLLDVSVQEIRQAVEKRKAEGFSFTPVPIKSNVPREAALLLEQEQSGLPGVRVTVESARKYSEGKIMAHLLGYTGPISPAVLSPAEYKQKIEKEGYTINDKIGAAGLEDTYESILRGKPGRRMYEVEASGREVGTLREEPAEPGKNLVMTIDLDLQRAVTQFMSEGLFHGSVGVAVVSDAKSGEILSLVSLPAYDDNVFGDDTREAELSALLKDPEQPFFHRAVAGNYPPGSTFKLVTGLAGLQEGVFSKNTVIESKGILWVPHDFYPGYRQPFPDHSVLGKLDYARAIAMSSNIYFFYVGGGYEPEGFVGLGNERLARYARMIGFGSPTGIDLPGETSGTVPDEAWKQQKVGERWVKGDTYNMSIGQGYVESSPLQVHGMTTMIANQGKLLRPRVVRQIVDSDGNVEKTAKPEVVRSVEVDQRFIQATIDGMELGFASGLLKDYRIPGLRIAGKTGTAEYGQATNPQGELPTHGWFTGFAPVEDPKVVVTVFVERGSSSRDAAPIAMRIIRHIFGFPDVPPKPPTPTPQTPPGPGASPAPAPARPQVGVPVGPSGQGAPGSAPQPAPAPAAAPAPAQTAPAAPSAPGGPTQPARQPAAAPTAAPRAPAAAPAPTAAPRGAPPAAPPPAAPAPNNGGSSGPGLFNPSFPASAPKPRN; encoded by the coding sequence ATGCTGGACTCTGACGAGCCGCGTGGCAGGACATCGGGGGTTGCCCCGCACCTGTTCCGTGTCGCCGTCCTCGTAGCTTTCGCCCTGCTTGCCGCTCAGCTCTGGCGACTTCAGATCGTCGAGGGTGCGCAGCTCCGGCAGCGCGCGGACAGCAACCGCGTGCGGGTCAGCCCGATCTCGCCGCCGCGTGGCGTGATCTACGACCGCAAGGGCACGCTCGTGGCCGCGAACGCGCCGATCTTCGTCGTGTCCGTGGTGCCATCCGACATCAAGCCGGTGCAGGAAGCCGTCGTGTACGGCCGGCTGAGCCAGCTGCTCGACGTGTCGGTGCAGGAGATTCGGCAGGCGGTTGAGAAGCGCAAGGCTGAAGGCTTCTCGTTCACGCCCGTCCCGATCAAGTCAAACGTCCCGCGTGAGGCTGCGCTGCTGCTGGAGCAGGAGCAATCCGGCCTGCCGGGCGTCCGGGTGACCGTCGAGTCAGCCCGCAAGTACTCCGAGGGCAAGATCATGGCCCACTTGCTGGGCTACACCGGGCCGATCTCGCCGGCCGTCCTCTCGCCCGCCGAGTACAAGCAGAAGATCGAGAAGGAAGGCTACACGATCAACGACAAGATCGGAGCGGCCGGCCTGGAAGACACCTACGAGTCGATCCTGCGGGGGAAGCCCGGCCGACGGATGTACGAGGTCGAGGCGTCTGGCCGGGAGGTCGGAACGCTGCGCGAGGAGCCGGCCGAGCCGGGCAAGAACCTCGTGATGACCATCGACCTGGACCTGCAACGGGCCGTCACCCAGTTCATGAGCGAGGGCCTGTTCCACGGGAGCGTCGGCGTGGCGGTGGTCAGCGATGCGAAGTCTGGGGAGATCCTCTCGCTGGTCAGCCTGCCGGCCTACGACGACAACGTCTTCGGCGACGACACCCGCGAGGCCGAGTTGTCGGCACTGCTGAAGGATCCCGAGCAGCCGTTCTTCCACCGCGCCGTGGCCGGCAACTACCCGCCCGGCTCGACCTTCAAGCTGGTGACCGGGCTGGCCGGCCTGCAAGAGGGCGTCTTCAGCAAGAACACCGTCATCGAGAGCAAGGGCATCCTCTGGGTGCCGCACGATTTCTACCCGGGCTACCGGCAGCCGTTCCCGGATCACTCGGTGCTCGGGAAGCTGGACTACGCCCGGGCCATCGCGATGTCCTCGAACATCTACTTCTTCTACGTTGGCGGCGGCTACGAGCCTGAGGGGTTCGTCGGGCTGGGCAACGAGCGGCTGGCCCGCTACGCCCGGATGATCGGCTTCGGCAGCCCGACCGGCATCGACCTGCCCGGCGAGACCAGCGGCACCGTCCCCGACGAGGCCTGGAAGCAGCAGAAGGTCGGCGAGCGCTGGGTCAAGGGCGACACCTACAACATGTCGATCGGCCAGGGGTACGTGGAGTCCAGCCCGCTCCAGGTCCACGGCATGACGACGATGATCGCCAACCAGGGCAAGCTGCTGCGCCCGCGCGTGGTGCGGCAGATCGTCGACTCGGACGGCAACGTCGAGAAGACGGCCAAGCCGGAGGTCGTGCGGAGCGTCGAGGTCGATCAGCGGTTCATCCAGGCGACCATCGACGGCATGGAGCTGGGCTTTGCATCGGGGCTGCTCAAGGACTACCGCATCCCCGGGCTGAGGATCGCCGGGAAGACCGGTACGGCTGAGTACGGGCAGGCCACGAACCCGCAGGGCGAGCTGCCGACCCACGGCTGGTTCACCGGCTTCGCCCCCGTCGAGGATCCGAAGGTCGTGGTGACGGTCTTTGTGGAGCGCGGCTCAAGCTCGCGCGACGCCGCACCCATCGCCATGCGGATCATCCGCCACATCTTCGGGTTCCCGGACGTGCCGCCAAAGCCGCCGACGCCCACCCCACAGACGCCGCCAGGGCCAGGCGCGTCGCCGGCCCCAGCGCCTGCCCGGCCGCAGGTTGGCGTGCCGGTCGGCCCGAGCGGGCAGGGCGCGCCGGGCAGCGCCCCGCAGCCCGCCCCCGCGCCGGCGGCGGCCCCTGCCCCCGCGCAGACCGCGCCGGCGGCTCCGTCTGCGCCCGGTGGCCCCACCCAGCCGGCCCGTCAGCCGGCCGCCGCCCCGACCGCCGCGCCGCGCGCACCCGCAGCCGCGCCGGCGCCCACGGCAGCGCCCCGCGGGGCGCCGCCGGCCGCGCCGCCGCCAGCCGCGCCCGCACCCAACAACGGCGGCTCGTCCGGACCCGGCCTGTTCAACCCGTCGTTCCCGGCGTCCGCGCCGAAGCCCCGGAACTGA
- a CDS encoding acyl-CoA dehydrogenase family protein yields the protein MDFQLSEYHADLVAATRALADGRFGPTAYTREDDGVLPREYLTFLAQQGLAGITIPVEDGGQGGKLLDAVLVIETIAQVCPIAGDCVQALNFGAIQQVARNGSPLHKAHQLAAALRGERILSIGMTEPEAGSAVTDLRTRARIDGDEVVLNGQKLFTTNAASADDFVIWCRFGESSRTSGAVIVPRDAPGMTVDSTHRFMSGERYGMLYLEECRVPRDQILLDSDGFRKMLAVFNVERLGNASRSLALGQAAFDRAVAYAKERRQFGRRLCEFQGLQWRFAEMKLKLDSARLLLYRAASNADAGVPSELETALAKLACNRAGFEVANDALQVFGGYGYDQEAAVNYMFRRTRGWMIAGGSIEQLLNRVANDVFGESFSQRPPR from the coding sequence ATGGACTTCCAGCTCAGCGAGTACCATGCCGACCTTGTCGCGGCGACCCGTGCGCTTGCCGATGGGCGCTTCGGGCCGACGGCCTACACCCGCGAGGATGATGGCGTCCTCCCGCGCGAGTACCTGACCTTCCTGGCCCAGCAGGGGCTGGCTGGCATCACCATTCCCGTGGAGGATGGCGGGCAGGGCGGCAAGCTCCTCGACGCCGTGCTGGTCATCGAGACGATCGCTCAGGTCTGCCCGATTGCCGGCGACTGCGTCCAGGCCCTCAACTTCGGGGCGATCCAGCAGGTGGCCCGCAACGGCTCGCCGCTGCACAAGGCGCATCAGCTTGCGGCGGCCCTGCGCGGCGAGCGCATCCTCTCCATCGGCATGACCGAGCCAGAGGCCGGCTCGGCGGTCACCGACCTGCGCACCCGCGCCCGCATCGACGGCGACGAGGTGGTGCTGAACGGTCAGAAGCTCTTCACCACCAACGCCGCCAGCGCCGACGACTTCGTCATCTGGTGCCGGTTCGGCGAGAGCTCACGGACATCGGGGGCGGTGATCGTCCCACGGGACGCCCCAGGCATGACGGTCGACAGCACCCACCGATTCATGTCCGGCGAGCGGTACGGCATGCTCTACCTCGAAGAGTGCCGCGTGCCGCGCGATCAGATCCTGCTCGACAGCGACGGCTTCCGCAAGATGCTGGCGGTGTTCAACGTCGAGCGGCTGGGGAACGCCTCGCGGTCGCTGGCGCTCGGGCAGGCCGCCTTCGACCGGGCCGTCGCGTATGCGAAGGAGCGGCGGCAGTTCGGGCGGCGGCTCTGCGAGTTCCAGGGCCTGCAGTGGCGCTTCGCCGAGATGAAGCTCAAGCTGGACAGCGCCCGCCTGCTGCTCTACCGCGCCGCGTCCAACGCCGACGCCGGCGTGCCCTCCGAGCTGGAGACGGCGCTCGCAAAGCTGGCCTGCAACCGCGCCGGCTTCGAGGTCGCCAACGACGCGCTCCAGGTGTTCGGCGGTTACGGCTACGACCAGGAAGCCGCCGTCAACTACATGTTTCGGCGGACGCGCGGCTGGATGATCGCCGGCGGGAGCATCGAGCAACTGCTGAACCGGGTGGCCAACGACGTGTTTGGGGAGTCGTTCTCGCAGCGCCCGCCACGCTAG